TCCCACGACATCATGTCTTGCTTCACCCCGGGATCCCACGGTTCCACTTTCGGCGGTAACCCATTGGCCTCCCGCGTCGCCATTGCCGCGCTGGAGGTCATCCGCGACGAGAAGTTGTGCGAAAGAGCCGCCCAGCTGGGCGGCTCTTTCATCGCCAAGTTGAAGGCCCTCCAGGACAAGTCCAACGGCATCATCTCCGAGGTGCGTGGTATGGGGCTGCTTACCGCCATCGTCATCGACCCATCCAAGACCAACGGCAAGACCGCCTGGGACCTGTGTCTGCTCATGAAGGACCACGGCCTCTTGGCCAAGCCCACTCACGACCACATCATCAGATTGGCTCCGCCACTGGTCATCTCCGAACAGGACTTGCAAACCGGTGTCGACACCATCGCCAAGTGTATCGAGCTgttataatattaatatacgCATGTTTTGTAattctgtttttttttttttttgttttttttttttttacatacCGTACATActaaaagaaagggaaaatcTACGTATCTCGCTTATATCTCCACCGCTCCCTCATCGTCCTCGTTGGGCGTGCTGATCAAAGTCACTGTGTCTCCTCTGACAAACACCATCTCGCAGCGTCTTTCAGACTCGCTCAACTCCTCGTTGTTCAACTGGTATATGGTCTCCACCGCATCACTCAGCACGATGTTGCAGTGCGAGTCGAACGC
This genomic window from Saccharomyces kudriavzevii IFO 1802 strain IFO1802 genome assembly, chromosome: 12 contains:
- the LSM3 gene encoding U4/U6-U5 snRNP complex subunit LSM3 (similar to Saccharomyces cerevisiae LSM3 (YLR438C-A); ancestral locus Anc_4.319), translating into MDTPLDLLKLNLDERVYIKLRGARTLVGTLQAFDSHCNIVLSDAVETIYQLNNEELSESERRCEMVFVRGDTVTLISTPNEDDEGAVEI